A genomic stretch from Penicillium digitatum chromosome 4, complete sequence includes:
- a CDS encoding DEAH-box RNA helicase (Dhr1), putative, with protein MPPKFTPRLRKQRHRQNPDGESTDTNVAQLQPVSKDEKEARRQKLRGELQEQHPQMSSKKQKRLDKYIENKLKKEENVELLKKLAQSSVDTSSLKSSRDLSKRKRQGDDISAPTISTPKHNAPADISGYDTDDSDIHLKVSNPATDPDEQKLREEAAAGSGLKRPLELGADGFPVLKKRKRAPKKKPAPAPVKAEVAWEGFDSDEEEGDVEEEEEEDDDDEDGMDEESESEIEEDSEEEDTSSSEDNSPDEDEEDSEESEDDDEMDEDKPTLKTRQSAFKSWAVQQINEAAGFKPTEGAVTQEEQVFDPSKLPATHNTTQEEPLPRELQVTHGDPNRKAYSVAVDRTEEIQAARLGLPVVGEEQKIMEAIHNNSVVVIWGATGSGKTTQLPQFLFESGFGSPGSPNPGLIGVTQPRRVAAVSMANRVSQELGQHAEKVSYQIRFESTASKKTAIKFMTDGILLREIADDFALRKYSIILIDEAHERSVNTDILIGMVSRIVGLRKSLSEEDPSVKPLKVVIMSATLRISDFTENPSLFRDGAPPLVQAEGRQYPVAVHFSRRTQRDYVEDAFRKVSRGHRKLPAGGMLVFLTGQNEIRQLSKRLKQAFKPTQREDTTQAKVQLSATEAPLEAEDLELGGTEMDNPGHDDYDSDMEITGLDDAEEDEGFELAEGEEAMDSSTRVHVLPLYSQLPTKEQMKVFEPAPENSRLIILATNVAETSLTIPGIKYVFDCGRAKEKQFDLFTGVQSFQVGWISKASANQRAGRAGRTGPGHCYRMYSSAVYESEFAEYTDPEILRTPIEGVVLQMKSMGLHNVINFPFPTPPSRQGLAKAEKLLKNLGALTADGQVTPIGRRLSTYPLSPRFSKMLHIGHQHGCMPYVIALVAALAVGDLFVPENQLDPNQPLPTTAKKQVDDDSDSDSDRRKVYTNADRLKDDERAQRNKAYARAQRLFSKHDDTSDALKSLSAICAYGYASDGDSFSEKMFLRAKAFKEATQLRRQLTDIVRSNNPGLVPAYEARLPEPSSKQIKALKQIVTAGFIDHVAIRADQAPVPPENPRTPRRAIDVPYLTLFRSRDGKGEDLQERAVYVHPSSLLAKLSPKEMPKYITYSHLQQSSASLVSDQVPRIRMFPLVVPSGLQLSAIAHDTPLIEYGKPIGKADAIEGVPPRRSCWVIPSLVGDEGGVGWPMPAKKVVQKKDAKQGWVIEKFVA; from the exons ATGCCTCCCAAATTTACACCACGTCTGAGAAAACAAAGGCACCGGCAAAACCCAGACGGCGAGTCGACAGATACCAATGTCGCTCAGCTCCAGCCCGTCTCCAAGGACGAGAAAGAGGCCCGGCGACAGAAGCTGAGGGGAGAGCTACAAGAGCAGCATCCCCAGATGTCTTcaaagaagcagaagcgcTTGGACAAATACATT GAAAACAAACtcaagaaggaagaaaatgTCGAATTGTTGAAAAAGCTAGCGCAGTCTTCTGTCGATACTTCATCTTTAAAGAGCTCCCGAGATCTTTCTAAGCGCAAGAGACAGGGTGACGACATATCTGCACCAACCATTTCCACGCCGAAACACAATGCTCCTGCAGACATCTCGGGATATGATACCGACGATTCGGATATCCACCTGAAAGTGTCCAATCCTGCAACAGATCCCGATGAACAAAAGTTACGAGAAGAGGCGGCTGCTGGAAGTGGACTTAAACGACCATTGGAATTAGGAGCTGATGGATTCCCTGTTCTAAAGAAGCGGAAGCGCGCACCGAAGAAGAAACCCGCACCTGCACCAGTAAAAGCAGAGGTTGCATGGGAGGGCTTTGATtcggatgaggaggagggagatgtagaagaagaagaagaagaagatgatgatgatgaagacggTATGGACGAGGAGTCCGAAAGTGAAATTGAAGAGGActcggaagaagaagatacttCGTCCTCTGAAGACAATTCCccagatgaggatgaggaagacTCAGAAGAATCagaagatgatgacgaaATGGACGAGGATAAGCCAACGCTCAAGACCCGCCAGTCGGCCTTCAAATCTTGGGCGGTACAACAGATCAACGAAGCCGCAGGGTTTAAACCCACCGAGGGAGCGGTGACCCAGGAAGAGCAGGTTTTCGATCCATCTAAGTTGCCAGCAACGCACAATACCACCCAAGAAGAACCTCTCCCCCGGGAGCTTCAGGTGACTCATGGCGATCCTAATCGCAAGGCCTACAGTGTTGCGGTTGACCGTACGGAGGAAATCCAAGCTGCTCGTCTTGGACTCCCTGTTGTTGGTGAGGAACAGAAAATCATGGAGGCAATCCACAACAACTCAGTTGTCGTTATTTGGGGTGCTACCGGAAGTGGAAAGACAACCCAGCTTCCCCAGTTCCTCTTCGAATCCGGCTTCGGCTCCCCAGGCAGCCCTAATCCGGGTCTTATTGGTGTCACTCAGCCTCGCCGAGTCGCGGCCGTGAGTATGGCGAACCGCGTTTCTCAAGAGTTGGGTCAACATGCCGAGAAGGTTTCTTATCAAATCCGATTTGAGTCTACGGCATCCAAGAAGACAGCCATCAAGTTCATGACTGATGGTATTCTTCTACGAGAGATCGCAGATGACTTTGCCCTTCGCAAATACTCTATCATTCTTATTGATGAGGCTCACGAGCGCAGCGTCAACACCGACATCCTGATTGGAATGGTCAGCCGTATTGTGGGCCTACGCAAGTCTTTGAGCGAGGAGGACCCGTCTGTCAAGCCTTTGAAGGTCGTCATCATGTCAGCCACTCTCCGTATTTCGGATTTCACCGAAAACCCAAGTCTTTTCCGTGATGGTGCTCCTCCCCTGGTTCAAGCTGAGGGTCGCCAATACCCTGTTGCAGTTCATTTCTCCCGCCGCACACAGCGTGACTATGTTGAAGATGCTTTCCGCAAGGTTTCACGTGGACACCGCAAACTACCCGCCGGTGGAATGCTTGTGTTCTTGACTGGCCAGAATGAGATCCGGCAGCTTTCTAAGCGTCTGAAGCAGGCATTCAAACCTACTCAGCGGGAAGACACGACACAGGCAAAGGTGCAGCTTTCAGCTACTGAGGCACCTCTGGAAGCAGAGGACCTGGAGTTGGGCGGCACCGAGATGGATAACCCAGGACATGATGATTACGACAGTGACATGGAGATCACCGGACTGGATGACgcagaggaagatgaaggcTTCGAACTTGCTGAAGGGGAAGAGGCCATGGACTCGTCAACTCGCGTTCACGTCTTGCCTCTATACTCCCAACTTCCTACGAAAGAACAGATGAAGGTTTTTGAGCCAGCCCCTGAAAACTCCCGACTGATCATCCTCGCAACCAACGTCGCCGAGACATCTCTCACCATCCCCGGTATCAAGTATGTCTTTGACTGCGGTCGCGCCAAGGAGAAGCAGTTCGATCTCTTCACGGGGGTCCAGAGCTTCCAGGTCGGCTGGATCAGCAAGGCAAGCGCAAACCAGAGAGCTGGCCGAGCTGGCCGAACAGGGCCTGGTCACTGTTACCGAATGTACTCATCTGCAGTCTATGAAAGCGAGTTCGCCGAATACACCGACCCAGAGATCCTCCGCACTCCCATCGAAGGTGTTGTCCTCCAGATGAAGAGCATGGGTCTTCACAACGTgatcaacttcccattcccCACACCCCCGAGCCGCCAGGGTCTTGCAAAGGCAGAGAAACTGCTCAAGAACCTCGGTGCCCTCACAGCCGACGGCCAGGTAACCCCCATCGGCCGTCGTCTCTCGACATACCCCCTCTCCCCCCGGTTCAGCAAAATGCTCCACATCGGCCATCAACACGGCTGCATGCCCTACGTGATTGCCCTAGTTGCGGCCCTAGCAGTCGGCGACCTCTTCGTCCCAGAGAACCAGCTCGACCCGAACCAACCCCTGCCCACCACAGCCAAGAAGCAAGTCGACGACGACAGCGACAGCGACAGCGACAGACGCAAGGTCTACACAAACGCAGACCGACTCAAAGACGACGAGCGTGCCCAACGCAACAAAGCATACGCCCGCGCCCAACGCCTCTTCAGCAAACACGACGACACCTCCGACGCTCTAAAGTCCCTCTCTGCAATTTGCGCCTACGGCTACGCCTCCGACGGTGACTCCTTCAGTGAGAAAATGTTCCTCCGCGCAAAGGCCTTCAAAGAAGCAACCCAGCTCCGTCGCCAACTAACCGACATCGTGCGCTCAAACAACCCAGGCCTAGTCCCCGCCTACGAAGCCCGTCTACCAGAGCCCTCTTCTAAGCAAATCAAGGCCCTCAAGCAGATCGTCACGGCAGGTTTCATCGACCACGTCGCTATCCGCGCTGATCAAGCACCCGTCCCGCCGGAGAACCCGCGCACCCCCCGTCGCGCCATTGACGTACCTTACCTGACGCTCTTCCGTTCCCGGGACGGCAAGGGTGAGGATCTACAGGAACGTGCTGTTTACGTGCATCCATCTTCGCTGCTTGCTAAGCTCTCGCCGAAGGAAATGCCAAAGTATATCACCTATTCGCATCTCCAGCAGTCTTCGGCTTCTCTGGTCTCGGACCAGGTGCCTAGGATTAGAATGTTCCCGCTTGTTGTACCTAGTGGGTTGCAGCTTTCGGCGATTGCGCACGATACACCGCTTATTGAGTATGGAAAGCCAATTGGTAAGGCTGATGCTATTGAGGGTGTACCGCCGCGCAGATCTTGCTGGGTTATTCCTTCTTTGGTTGGCGATGAAGGTGGTGTGGGTTGGCCGATGCCTGCTAAGAAGGTTGTGCAGAAGAAGGATGCGAAGCAGGGTTGGGTCATAGAAAAGTTTGTGGCATAG
- a CDS encoding proteasome assembly chaperone 3, with amino-acid sequence MAESFDTSPLENSLNLPFPATTKQIAGLVNGIQTDVVIMSFSDKIMVTISQAGRLAHWLHVPMENQNPGTEGMHTLAEGDDTLLPLKSLTTTTLLGGYSPGQDTSGQLLARQIATAIAMKTPSEKRLLLVGLGLGKSIADRDSFFAIVDLALQCL; translated from the exons ATGGCTGAATCCTTTGACACAAGCCCTCTGGAGAATTCCCTTAACCTACCTTTTCCTGCTACCACGAAGCAGATCGCGGGGTTGGTCAATGGCATACAAACAGACGTGGTGATTATGAGCTTTAGCGATAAAATCATGGTCACAATCTCACAGGCAGGACGATTAGCACATTGG TTGCATGTGCCGATGGAGAACCAGAACCCAGGCACTGAGGGCATGCACACCCTCGCTGAGGGCGACGACACTCTCTTACCCCTCAAAAGCCTAACCACCACTACCTTACTAGGTGGCTACTCTCCAGGACAAGATACATCCGGTCAACTACTTGCTCGTCAGATTGCTACGGCTATTGCAATGAAAACACCTAGTGAAAAGAGATTACTACTTgttggccttggccttggaaaGTCAATTGCTGATAGAGATTCATTTTTTGCAATTGTTGATCTGGCTTTGCAATGCCTATGA
- a CDS encoding Pre-mRNA-splicing factor cwc21: protein MSSNVGLTTPRGSGTSGYVQRNSALLKPRNTGYGAPYPPISGANGSGTMDRPFKQRVPDKQILEHDRKRAIEVKVMEERERLEEENERIEEEADKKNKGKSEGKKEQDGEADEGEKVLSEEEIDERCDALRQLLLVKLEEDLKRSESGFKKPFAGSGAGAGAAAGRDRRNLKSYQVHELAEAKIEETERLRRAFGLREDRETGEISSSRDYREKRRD from the coding sequence ATGTCCTCCAACGTCGGCCTCACAACCCCGCGCGGCAGCGGCACATCAGGCTATGTGCAGCGCAACTCCGCTCTCCTCAAACCCCGCAACACAGGCTACGGTGCTCCCTATCCACCCATCAGCGGCGCGAACGGCAGCGGCACCATGGACCGACCGTTCAAGCAGCGAGTGCCGGACAAGCAGATCCTCGAGCACGACCGCAAGCGTGCGATCGAGGTGAAGGTGATGGAGGAGCGGGAGCGCCTGGAAGAGGAGAATGAGCGGATTGAAGAAGAGGCAGATAAGAAGAATAAAGGGAAGAgcgagggcaagaaggaGCAGGATGGCGAAGCGGATGAGGGGGAGAAGGTGCTTAGTGAAGAGGAGATTGATGAGCGGTGTGATGCTCTTCGACAGCTCTTGTTGGTGAAGCTCGAGGAGGATTTGAAGCGCTCAGAGTCGGGATTCAAGAAACCGTTCGCTGGATCTGGGGCTGGGGCTGGGGCTGCGGCAGGGAGGGATAGACGCAATCTCAAGTCTTATCAGGTTCATGAGCTTGCTGAGGCGAAGATTGAGGAGACGGAGAGGTTACGGAGGGCTTTTGGGTTGAGGGAGGATCGGGAGACGGGGGAGATTTCTAGTTCAAGGGATTATCGGGAGAAGAGGAGGGATTAG